A single Arachnia propionica DNA region contains:
- a CDS encoding alpha/beta fold hydrolase: MLALREWGNPTAPTLLLIHGLTESAAAWPDAVARWSSRYHVLAVDLRGHGMSPRWDDHSLARAPQTLQEDLERVISSLPEPPVVVAHSLGGLMSLRVGVARSDLVRALVLEDVARPTGHWGPAPWFVEHQERFLDAFVADGGAAERERMRRETSWSDAEIEEWARCKEQVDRRFIREGTYLGEADLVSAINQLTIPALYLAPRHGDMAPDPSEVTNPLVRLVLIDGVGHCVRRDAPETYHGLVDPFIEEASEPLGQALVGDHEAR; the protein is encoded by the coding sequence ATGCTTGCACTGCGCGAGTGGGGGAATCCCACGGCTCCAACCCTGCTTCTGATCCACGGCCTGACGGAATCGGCCGCCGCCTGGCCCGACGCGGTGGCCCGCTGGTCCTCCCGGTATCACGTTCTCGCGGTGGACCTGCGGGGGCACGGGATGTCCCCACGGTGGGACGACCACTCCCTGGCCCGGGCACCGCAGACCCTGCAGGAAGACCTTGAGCGGGTGATCTCCTCGCTTCCAGAGCCACCGGTCGTCGTGGCGCACAGCCTGGGAGGGCTCATGTCGCTGCGAGTGGGCGTGGCCCGGTCCGACCTGGTTCGGGCACTGGTCCTGGAGGACGTTGCGCGTCCCACCGGGCACTGGGGGCCAGCCCCTTGGTTCGTGGAGCACCAGGAACGGTTCCTGGACGCGTTCGTCGCCGATGGTGGCGCGGCCGAGCGGGAACGGATGCGGCGCGAGACCTCATGGAGTGATGCCGAGATCGAGGAGTGGGCGAGGTGCAAGGAGCAGGTCGACCGCCGCTTCATCCGCGAGGGTACCTATCTCGGCGAGGCCGACCTCGTCAGCGCAATCAACCAGCTGACGATACCGGCGCTGTACCTGGCACCCCGCCACGGTGACATGGCCCCGGACCCCTCCGAGGTGACCAACCCGCTGGTGCGCCTGGTGTTGATCGACGGTGTCGGCCACTGCGTGCGGCGGGACGCCCCGGAGACCTACCACGGACTGGTCGACCCATTCATCGAGGAGGCCTCCGAGCCACTTGGTCAGGCCCTTGTGGGGGATCACGAAGCCAGGTGA
- a CDS encoding metal-dependent transcriptional regulator — MTATGADVTRVTEDYLALIWKACEWPDDGRRPNTTDLAAALGVTPSTVSASLKRLAREGMIKYRPYGNIELTEEGERIGRAVVRRHRIIETYLVTSLGMPWDQVHDEADRLEHAASEELVDRMDEVLGHPDADPHGDPIPRSSNTNHPEVVLIAHTTAGAKVRVVRVSDSNPEILRFLAERGIAIGTRLEVLSGLSGMGLMTIGHEGTEIELSAPIAEAIHVAPAN; from the coding sequence ATGACGGCCACCGGCGCTGACGTGACCCGGGTCACGGAGGATTACCTCGCGCTGATCTGGAAGGCCTGCGAATGGCCTGACGACGGGCGCCGCCCGAACACCACCGACCTGGCCGCCGCCCTCGGTGTCACCCCCTCCACGGTCTCGGCCAGCCTGAAACGCCTGGCCAGGGAGGGAATGATCAAGTACCGCCCCTACGGCAACATCGAACTGACCGAGGAGGGGGAACGGATCGGGCGGGCGGTGGTGCGGCGTCACCGCATCATCGAAACCTACCTGGTCACGTCACTGGGCATGCCCTGGGACCAGGTCCACGACGAGGCAGACCGGCTTGAGCACGCCGCCTCCGAGGAGCTGGTCGACCGGATGGACGAGGTCCTCGGCCACCCGGACGCGGACCCGCACGGCGACCCGATCCCGAGGAGCAGCAACACCAACCACCCGGAGGTGGTGCTGATCGCGCACACCACAGCGGGCGCCAAGGTGCGGGTGGTGCGGGTCTCGGACTCCAACCCGGAGATTCTCCGGTTCCTCGCGGAACGCGGCATAGCCATCGGGACGCGACTGGAGGTGCTGTCCGGGCTGTCCGGGATGGGGCTGATGACCATCGGCCACGAGGGAACCGAGATCGAGCTCAGCGCGCCGATAGCCGAGGCGATCCACGTCGCGCCCGCGAACTGA
- a CDS encoding TIGR04255 family protein, whose translation MRRERFRPFTGDAASRVNLEKNALALVLCQVRWPDLRNLRDPEQLVALVRSLDEAFADYPEVREGRELAFNITPVGVAPVLGEQTHEWLSGDGAWIATLSKHSFSLSCLRGYTRFEEFTERLQPLLDSVLAEVRPSRLERVGVRYVNRFSDDDVLTNPAAMFRGFGQPLTAADDSVRLLNATQQCTYGIDDLLLQVRSGYVPPEQTVDPMIPPVAGDSWVLDLDSFKQDAAVADPGTVMAVVQKLADINYDYFKHAVTDAFLELHGGGGA comes from the coding sequence ATGAGGAGGGAGAGATTTCGTCCATTCACGGGAGATGCGGCGTCACGTGTGAACCTGGAGAAGAATGCGCTGGCCTTGGTGCTGTGCCAGGTGCGTTGGCCGGATCTTCGGAACCTTCGTGATCCGGAGCAGCTCGTTGCACTGGTCAGATCCTTGGATGAAGCCTTCGCGGACTATCCCGAGGTGCGGGAGGGGCGGGAGCTGGCTTTCAACATCACGCCGGTCGGTGTCGCACCCGTTCTGGGGGAGCAGACGCATGAGTGGCTCTCGGGGGATGGGGCCTGGATCGCAACGTTGTCAAAACACTCCTTTTCGCTGTCCTGCCTCCGCGGTTACACCCGCTTCGAAGAATTCACCGAGCGCCTGCAACCCCTTCTCGACAGCGTCCTCGCGGAGGTTCGCCCATCCAGGCTGGAACGTGTCGGTGTCCGCTATGTCAACAGGTTCTCGGATGACGACGTGCTGACGAACCCGGCGGCGATGTTTCGCGGTTTCGGGCAACCGCTCACGGCTGCGGATGATTCCGTGCGACTCCTCAACGCCACCCAGCAGTGCACGTACGGGATCGACGACCTGCTGCTCCAGGTGCGATCCGGCTATGTGCCCCCTGAACAGACGGTCGACCCGATGATCCCCCCGGTGGCAGGAGACAGTTGGGTCCTTGACCTGGATTCCTTCAAACAGGATGCCGCTGTCGCCGATCCCGGGACGGTTATGGCAGTGGTTCAGAAACTTGCGGACATCAACTACGACTATTTCAAGCATGCGGTCACCGACGCATTCCTCGAGTTGCACGGTGGAGGAGGAGCATGA
- a CDS encoding FecCD family ABC transporter permease, which yields MTADGVLTRPDVEVIKRSAGRRLLWLAVLVVVLLVIVVASVIFGVRAVSLDDALAALSGGTATAEQAAAAGRLPRTVLGLLAGMSLAIAGGAMQAVTRNPLADPGIFGVLSGASLAVVIGLAFLDLSHPYAQLLIAVLGAGVAAGFVYGVGSLGRGGATPLKLALAGAATSAACSSLVSAILLPRVRVMDSFRFWQIGGIGGATWDRVGLVAPFLMAGALICLFSARGMNSLALGDDVATGLGENVMRTRLVASIGAVILCGVTTAVCGPIAFVGLIVPHLCRLLVGTDHRWMLPFAGLAGACLLLAADTLGRVVTPNSEIDVGIITPFLGAPFFIWIVRRQKVREL from the coding sequence GTGACCGCTGACGGGGTTCTGACCCGGCCGGATGTCGAAGTCATCAAACGCTCGGCCGGACGCCGTCTGCTGTGGCTGGCGGTCCTGGTAGTGGTCCTGCTGGTGATCGTGGTGGCCTCTGTGATCTTCGGGGTGCGGGCCGTGTCCCTGGACGATGCCTTGGCCGCGCTGTCCGGTGGAACCGCGACGGCCGAACAGGCCGCCGCGGCCGGTCGCCTGCCCCGCACGGTGCTGGGGCTGCTGGCCGGGATGTCCCTGGCAATCGCGGGTGGCGCCATGCAGGCCGTCACCCGTAACCCGCTGGCCGATCCCGGCATCTTCGGGGTGCTGTCGGGGGCCTCCCTCGCGGTGGTGATCGGTCTGGCCTTCCTCGACCTCTCCCACCCCTACGCGCAGCTGTTGATCGCGGTGCTCGGGGCCGGTGTGGCGGCTGGGTTCGTCTACGGCGTCGGGTCGCTGGGACGCGGCGGCGCGACCCCGCTGAAGCTGGCCCTGGCCGGTGCCGCGACATCCGCGGCGTGCTCGTCGCTGGTCTCGGCGATCCTGCTGCCCCGGGTGCGGGTGATGGACTCGTTCCGGTTCTGGCAGATCGGTGGGATCGGCGGCGCCACCTGGGACCGGGTGGGACTGGTGGCCCCGTTCCTGATGGCAGGCGCCCTGATCTGCCTGTTCTCGGCGCGCGGCATGAACTCCTTGGCGCTCGGCGACGACGTCGCCACCGGACTGGGTGAGAACGTGATGCGCACCCGGCTGGTCGCGTCCATCGGCGCGGTGATCCTGTGCGGGGTGACGACGGCGGTGTGCGGGCCGATCGCGTTCGTCGGGTTGATCGTGCCGCACCTCTGCCGGCTCCTCGTCGGCACCGACCACCGCTGGATGCTGCCCTTCGCGGGCCTGGCGGGTGCGTGTCTGCTGCTCGCCGCCGACACCCTGGGGCGGGTCGTCACCCCCAACTCCGAGATCGACGTCGGCATCATCACCCCGTTCCTCGGGGCCCCGTTCTTCATCTGGATAGTCCGACGCCAGAAGGTGCGTGAACTATGA
- a CDS encoding MFS transporter yields MSADARRARWGVVMLFWLNGVAWSSILPRYPEIKESLRLDDQWWGIAVAIGPVGGLVAGLVTAALIRRYSSAWVSVVSQVVGIAMLNLIGNAPAAWVFAVGVFLMASLDALTDISMNAHGLRVQELYGRPILNSFHGWWSIGAVCGGFIGSAARQAGIPVWAQCVAATVVFGGMSLGAKTLLLPGLDHDPQAERSRKQRRRRIPTGTVVRLAALGLLGASAGLMEDTGSTWGAIYLDRQFEVIPFVAGMAFVGLQGAQLIGRFTGDALVSRIGPRFAVVQGGIIAFLGMGLSLIWPSPTTAILGFACVGWGVATAIPSAMHAADELPDMNHGDGLMIVTWMMRIGFFAGPPLIGALSEATDLRLALWVVPAFAVVILALSPSLGRSVGGRR; encoded by the coding sequence ATGAGTGCTGACGCCCGGCGGGCCCGGTGGGGCGTCGTCATGCTGTTCTGGCTGAACGGGGTGGCGTGGTCGTCGATCCTGCCCAGATATCCCGAGATCAAGGAGTCCCTGAGGCTCGACGACCAGTGGTGGGGCATCGCGGTGGCGATCGGCCCCGTCGGCGGCCTGGTCGCGGGCCTGGTGACGGCCGCGTTGATCCGGCGGTACTCGTCGGCGTGGGTGTCGGTGGTCTCGCAGGTGGTGGGGATCGCCATGCTGAACCTCATCGGCAACGCCCCCGCGGCCTGGGTGTTCGCGGTGGGGGTGTTCCTGATGGCGAGCCTCGACGCGCTGACCGACATCTCGATGAACGCCCACGGGCTGCGCGTCCAGGAGCTCTACGGCCGCCCGATCCTCAACAGCTTCCACGGTTGGTGGTCGATCGGTGCGGTGTGCGGGGGGTTCATCGGGTCCGCCGCCCGGCAGGCGGGGATTCCCGTCTGGGCGCAGTGCGTCGCGGCGACGGTGGTCTTCGGTGGGATGTCGCTGGGTGCGAAGACCCTGCTACTGCCCGGCCTGGACCACGACCCGCAGGCCGAGAGAAGCCGGAAACAGCGACGGCGGCGTATCCCCACCGGTACCGTCGTGCGACTCGCGGCACTCGGACTGCTCGGCGCCTCGGCCGGTTTGATGGAGGACACCGGCTCCACCTGGGGTGCGATCTACCTGGACCGGCAGTTCGAGGTCATTCCGTTCGTGGCGGGCATGGCCTTCGTCGGGTTGCAGGGGGCGCAATTGATCGGCCGGTTCACCGGCGACGCCCTGGTGTCGCGGATCGGGCCGCGGTTCGCCGTCGTGCAGGGCGGCATCATCGCCTTTCTCGGTATGGGATTGTCGCTGATCTGGCCGTCGCCGACCACCGCGATTCTGGGTTTCGCCTGCGTCGGCTGGGGTGTCGCGACGGCGATCCCGTCGGCCATGCACGCCGCCGACGAGCTGCCCGACATGAACCACGGCGACGGGCTGATGATCGTCACCTGGATGATGCGGATCGGATTCTTCGCAGGTCCGCCGCTGATCGGTGCCCTGTCGGAGGCCACCGATCTGCGCCTGGCACTGTGGGTGGTCCCGGCCTTCGCGGTCGTGATCCTGGCACTGAGCCCATCGCTGGGCCGGAGCGTCGGTGGGAGGAGATGA
- a CDS encoding FecCD family ABC transporter permease, with product MSAAAIPDVKALRVARSRRIRAQALVVLVLAFLVVGLWAASLMFGESFYGPSEVWRVIAGERVPGASFTVGTLRLPRATLAVLAGLAFGSAGVTFQTLLRNQLASPDVIGISAGASAAGVIGIVILGLNETTVSLLALAAAIGTAVAIYALSYKGGFAGTRLILIGIGVSSMLGAVVTYTLAQASAWDLQVATRWLTGSLNSAGWPRVAPLAATCAVILPSMWVNSSKLATMRFGDDTASGLGVKVFSVRVWTIVAAVTLVAVATASCGPIAFVAFMSGPIAARISRSASSLVLPASLVGAILVLASDLIGQFAFGARYPVGIITGALGAPFLVYLLIRSNRQRRN from the coding sequence ATGAGCGCTGCTGCCATCCCCGACGTCAAGGCTCTGCGCGTCGCGCGCTCCCGCCGCATCCGGGCCCAGGCCCTGGTAGTCCTCGTGCTGGCGTTCTTGGTAGTGGGTTTGTGGGCCGCGTCGCTGATGTTCGGTGAAAGCTTCTACGGACCCTCCGAGGTGTGGAGGGTCATCGCGGGTGAGCGGGTGCCGGGTGCCAGTTTCACCGTCGGTACGCTGCGGCTGCCGCGCGCTACCCTCGCCGTGCTGGCCGGACTGGCCTTCGGGTCTGCTGGCGTGACCTTCCAGACCCTGCTGCGCAACCAGCTGGCCTCCCCTGATGTCATCGGCATCTCCGCGGGGGCCAGTGCCGCCGGGGTGATCGGCATCGTGATCCTGGGGTTGAACGAGACCACCGTCTCCCTGCTCGCTCTTGCCGCCGCGATCGGTACCGCCGTGGCAATCTACGCCCTCAGCTACAAGGGCGGTTTCGCGGGAACCCGGCTGATCCTGATCGGCATCGGTGTTTCGTCGATGCTGGGGGCGGTGGTCACCTACACTCTCGCGCAGGCATCCGCGTGGGACCTGCAGGTCGCGACCCGCTGGCTGACCGGATCGCTCAACAGCGCGGGGTGGCCGAGGGTGGCGCCGCTCGCCGCCACCTGCGCGGTGATCCTGCCGTCGATGTGGGTGAACTCCAGCAAGCTGGCAACGATGCGTTTCGGCGACGACACCGCCTCCGGGTTGGGCGTGAAGGTGTTCTCCGTGCGGGTCTGGACCATCGTCGCGGCCGTCACCCTCGTGGCCGTCGCGACCGCCTCCTGCGGGCCGATCGCGTTCGTCGCGTTCATGTCCGGGCCGATAGCGGCGCGGATCAGCCGCTCCGCCTCCTCCCTGGTGCTGCCCGCCTCCCTGGTCGGCGCGATCCTGGTGCTGGCCTCCGACCTGATCGGTCAGTTCGCCTTCGGCGCCCGCTATCCCGTCGGCATCATCACTGGTGCTCTCGGCGCCCCGTTCCTCGTCTACCTCCTCATCCGCTCCAACCGGCAGCGCCGGAACTGA
- a CDS encoding Dps family protein — protein sequence MSTETVNTPHVTLSFTASAALRDSFQRVLVNLIALELVGKQAHWNIVGPNFRDLHLNLDEVVGIARTGSDEVAERMRAVNATPDGRPATVAASATVPVAPEGEVLTTDAVAYIVSAIEAVVATLRDVHDIIDGEDPSSSGIIEDLTVQLEQQAWFLSSEIRKPVR from the coding sequence ATGAGTACCGAGACCGTGAACACCCCGCATGTGACCCTGTCCTTCACCGCATCCGCTGCGCTGCGCGACAGCTTCCAGCGCGTTCTGGTGAACCTCATCGCCCTCGAACTGGTCGGCAAGCAGGCCCACTGGAACATCGTCGGCCCGAACTTCCGCGACCTCCACCTGAACCTCGACGAGGTCGTGGGCATCGCCCGCACGGGTTCCGACGAGGTCGCCGAGCGGATGCGCGCCGTAAACGCCACCCCCGACGGTCGTCCCGCTACCGTCGCCGCCTCCGCCACCGTGCCCGTCGCCCCCGAGGGTGAGGTTCTCACCACCGACGCCGTCGCCTACATCGTCTCCGCGATCGAGGCAGTCGTCGCGACCCTGCGCGACGTGCACGACATCATCGACGGGGAGGACCCCTCCTCCTCCGGCATCATCGAGGACCTCACCGTCCAGCTCGAGCAGCAGGCGTGGTTCCTCTCCTCGGAGATCCGCAAGCCCGTCCGCTGA
- a CDS encoding iron-siderophore ABC transporter substrate-binding protein has product MLAATATVGIAACSSNSTPQGTPPASGNGGSSPAAGDAFPITIKHALGEAVIEKKPERIATLGWANHEVPLALGVVPVGMSRANWGDEDGDGLLPWVKEKLDALGGQTPVLFDDTDGVPFEAVSNTKPDVILASYSGITAEDYATLSQVAPVVAYPEAAWITTMDQMIELNSQAMGMAAQGKALIADLDKRVAAAMEQHAGLKGKKVLFSFLNASDLSKVGFYTTHDPRAGFLVKAGLGTPEIVEKESAASKAFWKDMSSEKPELFNDVDILLTYGPADPTPLKEAIKADALLSRIPAIAKDHVVFLGQDALSASANPSPLSIPWGIEKYVAKLAEGLE; this is encoded by the coding sequence ATGCTTGCCGCGACCGCAACCGTTGGCATCGCCGCCTGCTCCAGCAATTCGACGCCCCAGGGCACCCCCCCGGCCTCAGGAAACGGTGGTTCCTCCCCCGCCGCCGGAGACGCCTTCCCCATCACCATCAAGCACGCCCTCGGTGAAGCCGTCATCGAGAAGAAACCTGAACGCATCGCAACACTCGGGTGGGCCAACCACGAGGTTCCGCTGGCCCTCGGCGTGGTGCCCGTCGGCATGAGCAGGGCCAACTGGGGTGACGAGGACGGCGACGGCCTGCTGCCCTGGGTCAAGGAGAAACTCGACGCCCTGGGCGGCCAGACCCCCGTCCTGTTCGACGACACAGACGGCGTCCCCTTCGAGGCCGTCTCCAACACCAAACCCGACGTGATTCTCGCCTCCTATTCCGGCATCACCGCGGAGGACTACGCGACCCTCAGTCAGGTCGCGCCCGTCGTCGCCTACCCCGAGGCAGCGTGGATCACCACCATGGACCAGATGATCGAGCTGAACTCCCAGGCCATGGGCATGGCCGCCCAAGGCAAGGCGCTGATCGCGGACCTGGACAAGCGGGTCGCCGCGGCCATGGAGCAGCACGCCGGTCTCAAGGGCAAGAAGGTGCTGTTCTCCTTCCTCAACGCCAGTGATCTGTCCAAGGTCGGCTTCTACACCACCCACGACCCGCGGGCTGGGTTCCTCGTCAAGGCCGGGCTGGGAACCCCGGAGATCGTCGAGAAGGAATCCGCGGCTTCCAAGGCGTTCTGGAAGGACATGTCCTCGGAGAAACCGGAGCTGTTCAACGACGTCGACATCCTCCTGACCTACGGGCCCGCGGACCCGACACCGCTGAAGGAGGCCATCAAAGCCGACGCGCTGCTCTCCCGCATCCCTGCGATCGCCAAGGACCACGTGGTCTTCCTCGGGCAGGACGCCCTCTCGGCCTCCGCGAACCCGTCGCCGCTGTCCATTCCGTGGGGCATAGAGAAATACGTCGCGAAACTGGCCGAAGGTCTCGAGTGA
- a CDS encoding thymidine phosphorylase codes for MDAIEVISTKRDGGRLSDDQIDWVIRAYTDGVVADEQMSALAMAILLNGMDRDEISRWTAAMIASGQRMDFSSLGKPTADKHSTGGVGDKITLPLAPLVAAFDVAVPQLSGRGLGHTGGTLDKMESIPGWRASLGNEELLAQLADVGAVVCAAGSGLAPADKKLYALRDATGTVEAIPLIASSIMSKKIAEGTGALVLDVKVGSGAFMKTRDRAEELARTMVALGTDAGVNTVALLTNMDTPLGRTAGNALEVRESLEVLAGGGPRDVVELTVRLAREMLAAAGKPDVDPAPALQDGSAMDVWRRMVAAQGGDPDAPLPVAEHTHVVAAESDGYVARLDAMAVGVAAWRLGAGRARKEDDVQAVAGVEMHAKPGDHITRGAPLFTLHTATPERFERALEALDGAVTCSGSPVTPDPVIMGRIEAGA; via the coding sequence ATGGACGCCATAGAGGTCATCTCCACCAAACGCGACGGCGGCAGGCTCAGCGACGACCAGATCGACTGGGTGATCCGGGCCTACACCGACGGGGTGGTGGCCGACGAGCAGATGTCGGCGCTGGCGATGGCGATCCTGCTCAACGGCATGGACCGCGATGAGATCTCCCGCTGGACCGCCGCGATGATCGCCTCCGGCCAGCGCATGGACTTCTCGTCGCTGGGTAAACCCACCGCCGACAAGCACTCCACGGGCGGGGTCGGCGACAAGATCACCCTGCCCCTGGCGCCCCTGGTGGCGGCCTTCGACGTGGCGGTGCCGCAGCTGTCGGGACGCGGCCTGGGACACACGGGCGGCACCCTCGACAAGATGGAATCCATCCCGGGCTGGCGTGCCTCCCTGGGCAACGAGGAGTTGCTGGCGCAGCTGGCCGACGTCGGAGCGGTGGTCTGCGCCGCCGGTTCCGGACTGGCCCCGGCCGACAAGAAGCTCTACGCCCTGCGCGACGCCACCGGCACCGTCGAGGCCATCCCACTGATCGCCTCGTCGATCATGAGCAAGAAGATCGCGGAGGGCACGGGGGCGCTGGTGCTGGACGTGAAGGTCGGTTCGGGCGCGTTCATGAAGACCCGCGACCGCGCGGAGGAGCTGGCCCGCACCATGGTGGCGCTGGGGACGGACGCGGGCGTCAACACCGTCGCACTGCTGACGAACATGGACACCCCCCTCGGCCGGACCGCAGGGAACGCGCTCGAGGTCCGCGAGTCGCTGGAGGTGCTGGCGGGCGGTGGCCCGCGCGACGTTGTGGAGCTGACCGTGCGACTCGCCCGCGAGATGCTGGCCGCCGCCGGCAAACCGGATGTCGACCCGGCCCCGGCGCTGCAGGACGGCAGCGCGATGGACGTGTGGCGGCGCATGGTCGCGGCGCAGGGCGGCGACCCCGATGCGCCCCTACCGGTGGCGGAACACACCCACGTGGTTGCCGCGGAAAGCGACGGGTACGTCGCACGCCTGGACGCGATGGCGGTCGGGGTGGCTGCCTGGCGGCTGGGCGCGGGCCGGGCCCGCAAGGAGGACGACGTGCAGGCGGTCGCGGGCGTCGAGATGCACGCCAAACCCGGCGACCACATCACCCGGGGAGCCCCGCTGTTCACCCTCCACACCGCCACACCGGAGCGCTTCGAACGTGCCCTGGAGGCCCTCGACGGCGCCGTCACCTGCTCCGGGAGCCCGGTCACCCCCGACCCGGTAATCATGGGAAGGATCGAGGCCGGCGCCTGA
- a CDS encoding manganese efflux pump MntP family protein, whose protein sequence is MSLWSIWLVGFGVSADAFAASLTSGVKMGRFNYRHALVVALTFAGFQAAMPLLGWLLAANFTSLLDPFDHWIAFALLAIIGGKMAWEAFQADENEDDDGQGSRLDLRRLLILGVATSIDAAAVGVSFAMLEVSILLAILCIGLITLVTSFAAVGIGHRIGVRFRRPAEFLGGVVLIIIGARILLEGLGLL, encoded by the coding sequence ATGTCTCTCTGGTCCATCTGGTTGGTCGGATTCGGTGTGTCCGCCGACGCCTTCGCCGCCTCGCTCACCAGCGGCGTGAAAATGGGCCGCTTCAACTACCGGCACGCCCTGGTCGTCGCCCTCACCTTCGCGGGTTTCCAGGCCGCGATGCCGCTGCTCGGATGGCTGCTGGCCGCCAACTTCACCAGCCTCCTCGACCCCTTCGACCACTGGATCGCCTTCGCGCTGCTCGCGATCATCGGCGGCAAGATGGCCTGGGAGGCGTTCCAGGCCGATGAGAACGAAGACGACGACGGCCAGGGAAGCAGGCTCGACCTGCGTCGCCTGCTGATCCTGGGGGTCGCGACCAGCATCGACGCGGCGGCCGTCGGGGTGTCCTTCGCGATGCTGGAGGTCTCCATCCTCCTGGCGATCCTCTGCATCGGCCTGATAACGCTGGTGACCTCGTTCGCCGCGGTTGGGATCGGGCACCGGATCGGGGTTAGGTTCCGCAGGCCCGCCGAGTTCCTGGGCGGCGTGGTGCTGATCATAATCGGGGCCCGCATCCTGTTGGAGGGACTCGGTCTGCTGTAG
- a CDS encoding helix-turn-helix domain-containing protein codes for MADRVVVAVPAGDRGLPLRVRNPEKQRPLPERVSMLRDSSGLSAQQLARLFGVSRRSINHWLSGKPMADEHATRLGRLETAVAQLPAGTGIERRRALLAGDGGPSLYQKLCAEVRSPDPLQGVGLTVDEQVR; via the coding sequence GTGGCAGATCGCGTGGTTGTCGCCGTTCCCGCAGGCGACCGGGGTCTGCCGCTCCGGGTCAGGAATCCGGAGAAACAGCGACCCCTGCCGGAACGTGTGTCGATGCTGCGTGATTCCTCCGGGCTGAGCGCGCAGCAGCTTGCTCGACTGTTCGGTGTGTCGCGGCGTTCCATCAATCACTGGCTCAGCGGGAAACCCATGGCCGACGAACACGCGACCCGGCTCGGCAGGCTTGAAACCGCTGTCGCTCAGCTCCCCGCAGGGACCGGCATCGAACGTCGCCGAGCATTGTTGGCGGGTGATGGGGGGCCGAGTCTCTATCAGAAGCTCTGCGCCGAGGTTCGTTCCCCGGATCCGCTCCAGGGTGTTGGCCTGACCGTGGATGAGCAGGTGCGGTGA
- a CDS encoding YdcF family protein, with protein sequence MNSSTLIGLILLVTLLIMGWVTWRRIRQEPRRLANAGWIAVTLLLGIQVLAILGFSAPLLGLGFLVLMSPLLAIGLAGFLILNGLVMLRRERFSLAHSLSLLAGVGLVAAMVVCIFVVLTGERRAFPVPTFIMLTTGWVALMFFCFVGYSWFYQRIVRRIHPDFIMVLGAGVPSGKVTPLLAGRIDRALGVWRGEIKAGRRPLLVMSGGQGPDEPVSEARAMADYALEQGVPEAALVLEDHSTTTRENFQMSTELVRAEPRLGPRATGVAVTSNYHAMRAALLAHDLGTGIQVLGARTAWYYWPSAMLREFVAVVQRSPKAYGLGLGLVTVPLTLLVTLIWLS encoded by the coding sequence GTGAATTCGAGCACCCTGATCGGACTGATACTGCTGGTGACCTTACTCATCATGGGGTGGGTGACATGGCGGCGTATCCGCCAGGAACCACGGCGACTGGCCAATGCCGGGTGGATCGCCGTCACCTTGCTGCTCGGCATCCAGGTACTGGCGATCCTCGGTTTCTCGGCCCCACTGTTGGGGTTGGGTTTCCTTGTGCTCATGTCGCCCCTGCTGGCCATTGGTTTGGCGGGTTTCCTCATCCTCAATGGTTTGGTCATGCTCCGCAGGGAACGTTTCTCCCTGGCCCACTCGTTGTCCCTGCTCGCCGGTGTCGGGCTGGTTGCGGCAATGGTTGTTTGTATCTTTGTGGTTCTTACCGGGGAGCGACGGGCTTTTCCCGTTCCGACGTTCATCATGCTCACCACCGGTTGGGTGGCGTTGATGTTTTTCTGTTTCGTCGGGTACTCCTGGTTCTATCAGCGTATCGTCCGGAGAATCCACCCGGATTTCATCATGGTGCTGGGTGCCGGGGTTCCTTCCGGGAAGGTCACCCCGCTGTTGGCCGGGCGTATTGACCGGGCTCTTGGGGTGTGGCGGGGTGAGATCAAGGCTGGACGGCGTCCGTTGTTGGTGATGAGTGGCGGGCAGGGTCCTGATGAACCCGTCAGTGAAGCCCGGGCGATGGCTGATTATGCGTTGGAGCAGGGTGTTCCGGAAGCGGCTTTGGTGTTGGAGGACCACTCCACGACCACCCGGGAGAATTTCCAGATGTCGACGGAACTGGTTCGGGCCGAGCCGCGGCTGGGGCCACGCGCAACCGGAGTTGCGGTCACCAGCAACTATCATGCGATGCGTGCCGCGTTGTTGGCCCACGACCTGGGCACGGGTATTCAGGTATTGGGGGCGCGTACCGCGTGGTACTACTGGCCCAGTGCCATGTTGCGGGAGTTCGTGGCGGTGGTGCAGAGATCACCCAAAGCCTACGGGCTGGGCCTGGGCTTGGTGACGGTGCCATTGACATTGCTGGTGACACTAATCTGGCTGTCCTGA